The following coding sequences are from one Chitinivibrionia bacterium window:
- a CDS encoding aspartate 1-decarboxylase, whose translation MNGACSHLIKKGEEVIIMGYELADKPFEPKSVLASKDNKVERFL comes from the coding sequence ATGAACGGCGCTTGTTCTCACTTAATCAAAAAAGGTGAAGAAGTAATAATTATGGGCTACGAACTTGCCGACAAACCTTTTGAACCCAAATCTGTCCTTGCAAGCAAGGACAATAAGGTCGAGAGATTTTTATAA